CAGTGAGCTTTTAATCTTAATCCTATCATCGGAGCCATAAAGAATTTCATCAATAGCGTCATCGGGTAATTCGGAAATCGGAGTTTGCAAAGTGGCATCATGCTTATTCATTAGAGCTTCTATCTGCCAAAAGATCATTGCATTTTTATACTTTCCCAACGGTGCAATAGCCCCATCACGAACAGACAATGATCTGTTTGGAATCACCTTATCAACATCTATTTGATTAACGAGACCAAGTCCTTTACATTTAGGACAAGCCCCTTGAGGCGAGTTAAAAGAGAAATTATGCGGGGCTGGCTCTTTATAAGATAATCCGGTAATAGGGCACATTAATCGTTTACTGTAGTGCCTGATATTTTCTGTTTGCGCATCAAGAATCATCAATAAGCCATCTCCCTGTTTCATCGCGGTAGCTACACTCTGTTTCAAGCGTTTATCACTTTTTTCCTCAACAGCCAGTTTATCTATGACGACTTCTATATCATGATTTTTATATCGATCCAACTTCATGCCGTGAATAATTTCACGGATCACCCCGTCTACCCGTACATGCAGATATCCCTTTTTGCGTATCTGTTCAAAAAGATCTTTATAATGTCCCTTACGGGCACGCACTAAAGGAGAAAGGATAAAAATTCTCTTCCCTTTATAATCGTTCAATATCAGGTTTAGAATTTGTTCTTCGGTATACTTTACCATCTTCTCCCCCGAAAGGTAAGAATACGCTTCTCCGGCACGAGCATAAAGCAAACGCAAATAGTCATATATTTCAGTAGTAGTTCCAACTGTAGAACGGGGATTTTTGTTCGTCGTTTTCTGTTCTATGGAAATAACCGGACTTAAGCCCGTTATTTTATCCACATCTGGACGCTCCAAATTACCTAAAAAGTTACGTGCATAAGCCGAAAATGTTTCAATATAACGTCGCTGACCTTCTGCAAAAATAGTATCAAAAGCCAAAGAAGATTTACCACTCCCACTCAATCCGGTTATCACAGTTAAACTATTACGAGGTATTTCAGCATCAATATCTTTTAGATTATGTACACGCGCACCATATACATTTATATATTCTGTTTCCTGCATATTATTGTTAAATCTTTTATATCCTTTTAATCATACCTATTCTTGTATTTAGATGGGGTATGCGACCGATAATCTAAACAAATAGAACTCCAAATGGCAAAATTAATGTTTCCAAGTGAAAAAACAGATTATAAAACAGATTATTATTTTCTTAACTGAATATATCGTGCCAATATATTACATTATTTGTACCTTTGCCTACAAGTATTAGTTTAACGTAAAATAATAATTTAATGAAGCTCATAAGCAAAATAGCCATTTTACTCTTCATCTTAAATTTTTGTTGCTTTACTCTTTCAGCACAAGAAAACAAATCTTACTTCTTACATACCATTGAAAAAGGACAAAGTTTGTATTCCATATCCAGTATGTACGGAGTTAGCCAGACATCTATTATTAATTTAAATCCTGAATGCAAAGATAAAATATACGCAGGGCAAAAAATTAGAATTCCTCAAAATAAAGCACAGCATAATCAGGGCGTTTTCCATACGATAAAAAGTGGAGAAACACTCTATCGCCTGACTGTGATGTATGGTATTTCCGCTAAGCTGATTTGTGATGCTAACCCCGGACTAAGCGCTCAAAACTTTCAAATAGGAACTGTTATACGCATACCTACCAATGAAAAAGCTACAAATAACCCTGATCTTGCTTCAACCCCATCCAAATCATCTGCTATTCCGGCTGCCGTAAAGCCCAATTGTAGAGATATGCACAAGGTTAAACGCAAAGAAACGATTTATAGCATCAGCCGCGATTACGGCATTACAGAGGAAGAATTAATTGATGCCAATCCAGAACTAAAGAAGAAAAAGCTTAAAAAAGGGCGTTTCTTGTGCATTCCTTATGCTAACCCCCAAACGGATCCTTCACCGGATGTCAAAGAACCTGTTCCAAGCGACAGTGAACTGTTCACTGCCAATAAATTAAAATCAAAAAAGAAAATCGAAACTATTAAAGCTGCTGTTATTCTTCCTTTCATGCTAAACGAGAGTAAAAAAGGAGAGTCTATTCGTATGGTCGAATATTATGAAGGTTTCCTTCTAGCCGTAGATAGTCTGAAACGTACAGGAGTATCAATCGATCTCTACACTTATGATTCCGGTAGCAATGATTCATCTATTAAGTCTATCTTAACAAAAAGCGAGATGAAAGATATGGATGTGATATTCGGCCCCCTGTATCAAGATCAAATCCCCGCTTTAGCCTCATTTACCCAAAAACATCATATAAGACTTGTCATTCCTTTCACTTCAAAAGATACGGAGGTTTTTAAAAACCCTTCCATTTATCAGATAAACACTCCTCAATCCTATCTATATTCTGAAGTCTATGAACACTTTACTCGCCAATTTACTAATGCGAATGTAATTTTCTTGGAGAGTGGAAGTAACGAAGAAAACAAAGCTGATTTTATCAAAGGTCTTAAACAAGAATTGGAGAGTAAAGCAATACCTTTCCGTACGCTACATGACATAACAGCTGCTACTATTACACCTGCAATCCTGCCTGGAAAACAGAACATATTTATCCCAACATCAGGAAGCAGTATTACGTTACTTAAAATTATACCTCAGCTAAAAATAGCGATGCAGGAAAAACCTGAAGAAGAAATACATCTATTTGGCTATCCGGAATGGCAAACTTATACCAAAGATCATTTAGAAGATTTCTTTGAACTCGATACTTATTTCTATTCTTCCTTCTATACTAACAATTTACTTCCTGCTGCTATAAACTTCACAAACAATTATCACAGGTGGTATAGTAAAGCCATGGCAAATACTTACCCTAAATACGGAATGCTTGGTTTTGACACCGCCTTCTTTTTCTTAAAGGGATTGAGCGAATATGGCTCTGATCTGGAGAACAATCTCTCAATGATAAAACCTGTCCCTATACAAACAGGCTTCAAATTTGAGCGAGTAAATACCTGGGGAGGTTTTGTTAACAGAAAAGTTTTCTTCGTGAGATTTACCAAAAACTATGAATTAATAAAACTTGATTTTGAATAAAGACAATCACAAACACCTCACTGCTATGATAAGAAGTAAGAAAATATACATCATGATCATCTTTGCAATGATCATATCGATGCCATTATTGGCACAAGTAGGTGAATTGCGCAACAATTTCTCTATTGGTATAAGTGGAGGGCAGAATTTTAACAGTGTATCGTTCAGCCCTAGCATTAAGCAAAAAACGCTGAACGGATTTACCGGAGGAATCACAGCACGCTACATTTCAGAGAAATACTTTGCGATGATCTGTGGTATCCAACTAGAGTTAAACTATTCGCAGCGTGGTTGGAGTGAATTAATAGAGGAAAACACAGATACTTACAGCCGCACCATGAACTATCTGGAAGTCCCATTTTTAGCTCATCTTGCATTCGGAAAAGATAATGGTACCCAGTTTTTCTTAAACCTAGGACCTCAAATAGCTTTTCTCTTAAATGAAAAAGAAAAAAAGAGTACCCCCTTCTCTCCAATTAGCCGTACAAGTAAGCAGTATGGAAAAATGGCCGAGAATAAATTTGATTACGGTATTTTAGGTGGAGCGGGATTAGAAATAAAGACCAAGGCAGGAAACTTCTTAGTCGAAGGACGCTACTACTTTGCATTGTCTGATTTCTATAAAACGACAAAGAAAGATTATTTCTCAAGAGCAGCACACTCTACTCTATCTGCCAGAATCACATACCTGTTTGATCTTACAAAATAAAAAAAATCCGGATGAGGAGTCACTCTCATCCGGATCATATTCTTTTCAGGAGAACCTCTCCTATTCTATTTTCTATCTCAGCCTATCCGCAGCTTTTACCATCACTTCATCACGCCCAATAGCACGAATAGCCAAATAATTAAGAATTATGGCTATCAAAGGAAAAGAAAGTGCCCATGAAATTCGGAAAGAAAATCCCAAATCATGTTTAAGCATCAACATGAAAGCTAGAAAAGCCAAGTAATAACCGATAAGTAACACACTCGAAAACACAGTCATTCTTATCTGAAGAATTCGATTTTTAAACATAAATATAGTAACAAGAGACAAAAGTGTGCTCAACACAAGAATAACTAAAATCCCCCATGTAGAATGAAATATTTCGTTAATAGTAACACCAGCAGGCATAAAACTATATGCAGAAGAATCCGCAGCAACAAAATATCCCATTGGCAAAAAGATAGTAACCGCAAGCAATATAGTAACTATCAATAAATAAACAGTTTGAATACGTTGAATCATAATAACTTTCCTATTAATCAAATTAAAAACTAAGAATAGCGCCCATTAGCAAATAAAAAAGTAGTCAAGTTGTAAAATACACACAGGAGAAAAACTCCTTTTTATATCTCACGACCTGACTACTTCCAGTTACTCGAGTAACACAAATACAAGGTTACTGCAATTTTTCTTTTTCTTTTGCCGGGTTTCTATAATAAACCTTTCCTTCCAAATATTCCTGAGCAGCAATAAGAGTCGGTTTAGGTAATTTCTCGTAATAACGCGAAATCTCAATTTGCTCTCTATTTTCAAAGACCTCTTCTAGGTTATCACTGTAAGAAGCAAATTCTTGCAATTTCTTTGATAAATCATTCTTTATTTCAACATTAATTTGATTAGAACGTTTACCGATGATCGCTACAGTTTCATAGACATTACCAGTATCAGCACATAATTCCATCATGTCACGAGTAATAGTACTCGACGGAGCATTCGATTTTTTGTAATCCATAAATATATTTACTAATTCAATTTTTAACCATTTCACTTGATGCCTTAAATATCTTCTCAGCATCTTTCAAATACTTACTTTCGGGAAATTCATTTACGAACGCATAATATTCGTCAATAGCCTCACGATAGCGTTCTTGTTTTTTATCCTCCACACTATAAATAGCCATTTCATATTTAGCCTTTAATATAAGGATAGACAGATCTTCACGATAGTGGGTATAAGGATAATCTTTCAAAGCATTTTGTGCAGTCACAACACATGACAAATAGTTGTTGCCTAAATAATTACCTAAGTTATAATATAATTTTGCAGAAAGATACTCTTTCAATACCAGTTTATCTTGCAATTCAAAGATCATCTTTTGAGCTTCCTGCTTTTTAGAGCTCTTAGGGAAATACTCTACGAACAGCTGCAATTGCTGGATGGCACTATATGTTCCGGATTGATCTAAACGAGCTTCAGGAGTATCAAGATAGAGTGCTTTACCGGCATGGAAACGCGCCAATTCGGTGAAAGTTCCTCTCGGATACGTGTTATAATAAGTGATAAATGTTTGAGCAGCAGTCTGATAATCACCTTGATTGTAATAACTCATCCCCAGCATATAGAGAGATTCTTCAGCTTTATCAGTACCTTTCAGAATGGTAATTAGCTCATTTAATAATGTTGCCGATTTGTTATACTGACCTTTAGCAAAGTAGTTTTTGGCCGCTTCATATTTGTACTCATAATCAGTGCTCTTCAGCAGTTTGTTATACTCGCCACACGAGGAGAACATGATAACCGCAAGCAAATATACAATGGTCTTTTTCTTCATTCTTATATTTAAAATAATTGTGCAAAGTTACTTATTAACATTCAATAAATCAATAAATCAATGTTTTTTTATACTAAAAAGCACTTAAACAAATAAAAAGAGTGTACATAAGAACACTACTCTTCATCAATTGATTCATTTAGAGTTTATATAAATCACTTGCAGCTAACAAGTCTACTTTTTTCTCCATTAATACACGAATACAATTAGGCATGTCATTAGGGCGTATAATCACATTTGCCGATCCGTTATTAGCAAAGGAGTACATGTACTCAATAAAAACTCCCGCCTGAGAAAGGTAATCAAGAACCTTAGCCAAAGCCCCCGGCACGTTAGGACAATTAATACCCACCACATCAGTAATGCTCACCGCAAAATGTTTTTCTTTAAGAACACGATACGCTCTATCCGGATCAGACACAACACTGCGTAAAATACCAAAGTCAGCCGTTTCTGCTATGCACAAAGCAGAGAGATTAATGCCTTCTTCTGCCAATACCTTAGTCACTTCTGTAAGACGTCCTTGTTTATTCTCCAAGAAAACAGATAATTGTTTTGCTATCATAACTCTATTCCTGTTTTATAGTTTTCTATTATCTATAACTCGCTTAGCCTTTCCCACACTCCGCTCGATACTTCTGGGCTCAACAAGTTTCACATCCACCCCAAGGCCCAAAATACTATGAAGACGGGCTGTCAGTTTCTTTTTCAACGCTAGCATCTTGTTTATCTCATCAGAGTAAAAATCAGGTCGTACCTCTACTTTTAACTCCATCATATCCGTATTGTTAACTCTATCGACCAATAACAAATAATGTGGTTCAAATTCAGGCATTTCGAGAATAACCGATTCTATCTGAGTAGGAAATACATTCACTCCACGAATAATCAGCATATCATCACTCCTACCCAATATCCTGTCCATACGCACCAATGTACGTCCGCATGAACATTTTTCATAATGTAAAGAGGTTAGGTCTTTGGTGCGATAACGAAGCAAAGGCATTCCTTCTTTAGTCAAATGAGTGAAGACCAACTCACCTGTTTCGCCCGGTTCAACGGGTTGCAAGGTTTTCGGATTGATTATTTCAGGGAAAAAGTGATCTTCATTCAGATGCGTTCCATTTTGGCATTCACACTCATACCCTACTCCAGGTCCGGCAATCTCGCTCAAACCGTAAATATCATACGCTTTAATAGCCAATTTATCTTCAATCTCCTTACGCATACTCTCTGTCCAAGGTTCTGCACCGAAAACCCCAACTTTCAGTTTAAAATCAGTTCGGGGGAATCCCGCATCTTTAATTGAATCTGCCATAAAAAGAGCATAAGAAGGGGTACAACACAAAACCGTCGTACCAAAATCATGCATCAGCGTAATCTGTTTCTCCGTATTTCCACTCGACATGGGTATCACCGATGCACCAATATTTTCAGCGCCATAGTGAGCACCTAATCCACCGGTAAAGAGACCGTATCCGTAAGCTATCTGAAAGACATCCGAACGTCCAGCACCATAAGCAGTAAAACAACGAGACAAACATTCTGTCCAAGCCGTTAGATCTTTACGAGTATATCCCACCACAGTAGGTTTTCCCGTTGTTCCTGATGATGCGTGAATACGCACAATCTCGCTCATAGGCACAGCACACAAGCCAAACGGATAGTTATCTCTCAAATCTAATTTTGTGGTAAAAGGTAATTTAGTGATATCGGAAAGGTCGTTTATATCATCTGGGGAAATTCCCAGTTCCTGCATTTTCTTTCTATAAAAAGGTGTGTTGTGATAAACGTGTTCTACTATCTTTTTCAACCTGATGCTTTGGACTTTACGAAGGTTTTCTCGGTCCATGCATTCGATACTTTCATTCCAAATCATGTTTTTCGTTTTTTATTTTATCTGTGGTATTAGTTTTTCAGCTTCGATTTTATCGCAAAGTAAAGCCTTTTTTTGAAAAAACAATTTGTTTATCTCAACTATTTTATCGAATATTGCCGACTGTTTTGCGTGCAACACGCATTTCCTATTTTTATTAACAAAATATTCAAAAGAAACTACTCAAAATGAAATTTTTGCAACTAGTAGGCTACCACGGCCAAACCAGCATCCGCACCGAGTGTGTTGCGGGACTTACCACCTTCCTAACAATGTCGTATATCTTAGCCGTTAACCCGGATATATTGTCTCAGGCAGGAATGAGTAAGGAATCTGTTTTTACAGCGACCGCATTAGCTTCAGCATTTGCAACCATCTGCATGGCTTTTTTAGCCAAATTACCGGTAGCTCTAGCTCCCGCGATGGGCGTCAACGCATTTTTTGCCTTCACCCTTGTTCAGGGAATGCACCTCAGTTGGCAAACAGCCCTTGCCGCCGTTCTAATAGAAGGAGTAATCTTTATCCTCATCACTCTATTTAATATTCGAGAAGCGATAGTTAACAGTATCCCGATGAGTTTGAGATATGCCATTTCAGCCGGTATCGGAATGTTTATTTCATTCATCGGATTAAAAAATGCCGGAATTATAGTCTCTAACGAAGCAACCTTTGTTATGCTTGGCAAGTTCACCCCTGCTGCATTACTTGCTGTTATCGGTATTATAATCAGCGGAATATTAATGAAAAAAAAGGTAAAAGGAGCTTTATTTTACAGCATCATGATCTGTACCGTTATCGGTATACCTATGGGAGTGACCCAAATGCCCGACCATTTTTCGCCCATCTCTATGCCTCATTCCATCGAACCGACTTTTATGAAATTCGATTTTAGTCAAATATTCTCCATTGATATGCTGATTATTGTCTTTGTTCTTATCTTCATGGACTTATTTGACACTATAGGCACATTAATCGGAGTAACCTCCAAAGCAGGACTGATGGATAAAGACGGTAAGATTCCTCATATTAAAGAAGCCCTTCTTGCCGATGCTATCGGAACAACTTTCGGCGCATGTTGCGGAACGTCTACCATTGGTTCTTACGTAGAAAGTGCGTCAGGTATCAGTGAAGGTGGACGCACCGGACTCACTTCGCTCACCGTAGCAGGATTCTTTTTATTGTCGCTCTTCTTCGCTCCTCTTTTCTTGCTGATCCCGAGTGCAGCAACTACAGGAGCGCTATTTATTGTAGGTGTGTTGATGATCAGTAACATCCCCAATATCGATCTTAGTGATATTTCCGAAGCACTTCCCGCATTTGTCACTATGCTCATGATGGTGCTGACCTACTCCATCGCCGACGGTATTATTTTAGGTATGCTCAGCTACGTAATTATCAAAGTCTTTACCGGAGAGTATAAAAAGATATCCGCAACTTTATACATCTTATCTGTGTTGTTTATCATAAAATTAATCATCGGATAAATGAATTTTGAATTAACATCTGCCTATAAGCCTACTGGTGACCAACCGGAAGCTATAGCCCAACTCACCGAGGGGCTCCGTCAAGGAGTCCCTGCTCAAACATTGTTGGGTGTCACAGGTTCCGGAAAAACATTCACCATTGCCAATGTTGTGGCCAATATTAATAAACCGACTTTAATATTGAGTCACAACAAAACGTTGGCAGCCCAGCTTTATGGAGAGTTTAAAAGTTTTTTCCCTAATAACGCTGTTGAATATTATGTGTCTTACTATGATTATTATCAACCTGAAGCTTACCTTCCGGGCAGTGACACTTATATAGAAAAAGATCTCGCAATCAACGATGAGATTGACAAGTTGCGGTTGGCAGCTACCTCTGCTCTGCTCTCAGGGCGACAAGATGTGTTAGTAGTCTCCTCCGTATCGTGTATCTATGGTATGGGTAACCCCGCTGATTTTTACAGCAACGTAATAGAAGTTGAAAAAGGCAGAAGCATAAGCCGCAATGTCTTTCTACGAAGACTTGTGGACAGTTTATACGTACGTAACGATATTGACCTTGATCGAGGTAATTTTCGGGTCAAAGGAGATACGGTCGACATCGCTTTAGCTTATTCGGACAACATTCTTAGAATTATTTTCTGGGGTGATGAAGTAGACGGCATAGAAGAAGTAGATCCACTATCAGGTTGCACCACTTCGACTTTCGAATCTTACAAAATTTATCCGGCAAATCTCTTCATGACAACCAAAGAAGCGACTTTAAGAGCGATTCATATGATAGAGGATGACCTGACTAAACAGGTAGCCTACTTTGAATCTATCGGAAAGCCTTACGAAGCTAAAAGATTGTATGAACGAGTGACGTATGATATGGAGATGATTCGTGAACTAGGTCACTGCTCAGGGATTGAGAACTATTCACGCTATTTTGACGGTAGAGAAGCTGGTACCCGTCCCTACTGTCTACTTGATTTCTTTCCAGAAGATTATTTGATTGTTATTGATGAAAGTCACGTCAGCATACCGCAAGTGCGTGCAATGTATGGAGGAGACCGCGCCCGCAAAACAAACCTTGTAGAATATGGCTTCCGTCTACCCGCAGCTATGGATAACCGCCCTCTGAAATTTGAAGAGTTTGAGCAACTTACAAAAGAAGTTATCTATGTTAGCGCCACTCCGGCCGATTATGAGCTTGTGAAATCAGAAGGAATTGTGGTCGAACAGGTTATTCGCCCAACTGGTTTATTAGACCCCATCATAGAAGTACGTCCAAGCTTGAATCAGATTGACGATTTAATGGAAGAGATACAACTACGTATCGAACAAGAAGAACGTGTTCTCATCACCACCCTCACCAAGCGCATGGCAGAGGAGTTAACAGAATACTTACTCAATAATAATATTCGTTGTAACTATATCCATAGTGATGTTGACACTCTGGAAAGAGTGAAAATCATGGATGATCTGCGTCAGGGCATCTATGATGTACTTATCGGAGTCAATCTTTTGCGTGAAGGGTTAGACCTTCCCGAAGTTTCTCTCGTCGCAATATTAGATGCCGACAAAGAAGGTTTTCTGCGCTCTCACCGTTCACTAACACAAACCGCAGGTCGTGCCGCCCGAAACGTAAACGGAAAAGTTATCATGTATGCCGACAGGATTACTGAAAGTATGAAGCTTACCATTGATGAAACAAACAGAAGGCGTGAAAAACAGTTAGCTTATAATGAAGCGAACAATATCACCCCTCAGCAAATCATTAAAGCTCGTAATCTCTCTGTAT
This is a stretch of genomic DNA from uncultured Bacteroides sp.. It encodes these proteins:
- a CDS encoding LysM peptidoglycan-binding domain-containing protein, with the translated sequence MKLISKIAILLFILNFCCFTLSAQENKSYFLHTIEKGQSLYSISSMYGVSQTSIINLNPECKDKIYAGQKIRIPQNKAQHNQGVFHTIKSGETLYRLTVMYGISAKLICDANPGLSAQNFQIGTVIRIPTNEKATNNPDLASTPSKSSAIPAAVKPNCRDMHKVKRKETIYSISRDYGITEEELIDANPELKKKKLKKGRFLCIPYANPQTDPSPDVKEPVPSDSELFTANKLKSKKKIETIKAAVILPFMLNESKKGESIRMVEYYEGFLLAVDSLKRTGVSIDLYTYDSGSNDSSIKSILTKSEMKDMDVIFGPLYQDQIPALASFTQKHHIRLVIPFTSKDTEVFKNPSIYQINTPQSYLYSEVYEHFTRQFTNANVIFLESGSNEENKADFIKGLKQELESKAIPFRTLHDITAATITPAILPGKQNIFIPTSGSSITLLKIIPQLKIAMQEKPEEEIHLFGYPEWQTYTKDHLEDFFELDTYFYSSFYTNNLLPAAINFTNNYHRWYSKAMANTYPKYGMLGFDTAFFFLKGLSEYGSDLENNLSMIKPVPIQTGFKFERVNTWGGFVNRKVFFVRFTKNYELIKLDFE
- a CDS encoding porin family protein, producing MIRSKKIYIMIIFAMIISMPLLAQVGELRNNFSIGISGGQNFNSVSFSPSIKQKTLNGFTGGITARYISEKYFAMICGIQLELNYSQRGWSELIEENTDTYSRTMNYLEVPFLAHLAFGKDNGTQFFLNLGPQIAFLLNEKEKKSTPFSPISRTSKQYGKMAENKFDYGILGGAGLEIKTKAGNFLVEGRYYFALSDFYKTTKKDYFSRAAHSTLSARITYLFDLTK
- a CDS encoding DUF4293 domain-containing protein — encoded protein: MIQRIQTVYLLIVTILLAVTIFLPMGYFVAADSSAYSFMPAGVTINEIFHSTWGILVILVLSTLLSLVTIFMFKNRILQIRMTVFSSVLLIGYYLAFLAFMLMLKHDLGFSFRISWALSFPLIAIILNYLAIRAIGRDEVMVKAADRLR
- a CDS encoding DNA-directed RNA polymerase subunit omega, translated to MDYKKSNAPSSTITRDMMELCADTGNVYETVAIIGKRSNQINVEIKNDLSKKLQEFASYSDNLEEVFENREQIEISRYYEKLPKPTLIAAQEYLEGKVYYRNPAKEKEKLQ
- the bamD gene encoding outer membrane protein assembly factor BamD; amino-acid sequence: MKKKTIVYLLAVIMFSSCGEYNKLLKSTDYEYKYEAAKNYFAKGQYNKSATLLNELITILKGTDKAEESLYMLGMSYYNQGDYQTAAQTFITYYNTYPRGTFTELARFHAGKALYLDTPEARLDQSGTYSAIQQLQLFVEYFPKSSKKQEAQKMIFELQDKLVLKEYLSAKLYYNLGNYLGNNYLSCVVTAQNALKDYPYTHYREDLSILILKAKYEMAIYSVEDKKQERYREAIDEYYAFVNEFPESKYLKDAEKIFKASSEMVKN
- a CDS encoding amino acid-binding protein; the encoded protein is MIAKQLSVFLENKQGRLTEVTKVLAEEGINLSALCIAETADFGILRSVVSDPDRAYRVLKEKHFAVSITDVVGINCPNVPGALAKVLDYLSQAGVFIEYMYSFANNGSANVIIRPNDMPNCIRVLMEKKVDLLAASDLYKL
- a CDS encoding phenylacetate--CoA ligase — protein: MIWNESIECMDRENLRKVQSIRLKKIVEHVYHNTPFYRKKMQELGISPDDINDLSDITKLPFTTKLDLRDNYPFGLCAVPMSEIVRIHASSGTTGKPTVVGYTRKDLTAWTECLSRCFTAYGAGRSDVFQIAYGYGLFTGGLGAHYGAENIGASVIPMSSGNTEKQITLMHDFGTTVLCCTPSYALFMADSIKDAGFPRTDFKLKVGVFGAEPWTESMRKEIEDKLAIKAYDIYGLSEIAGPGVGYECECQNGTHLNEDHFFPEIINPKTLQPVEPGETGELVFTHLTKEGMPLLRYRTKDLTSLHYEKCSCGRTLVRMDRILGRSDDMLIIRGVNVFPTQIESVILEMPEFEPHYLLLVDRVNNTDMMELKVEVRPDFYSDEINKMLALKKKLTARLHSILGLGVDVKLVEPRSIERSVGKAKRVIDNRKL
- a CDS encoding NCS2 family permease, encoding MKFLQLVGYHGQTSIRTECVAGLTTFLTMSYILAVNPDILSQAGMSKESVFTATALASAFATICMAFLAKLPVALAPAMGVNAFFAFTLVQGMHLSWQTALAAVLIEGVIFILITLFNIREAIVNSIPMSLRYAISAGIGMFISFIGLKNAGIIVSNEATFVMLGKFTPAALLAVIGIIISGILMKKKVKGALFYSIMICTVIGIPMGVTQMPDHFSPISMPHSIEPTFMKFDFSQIFSIDMLIIVFVLIFMDLFDTIGTLIGVTSKAGLMDKDGKIPHIKEALLADAIGTTFGACCGTSTIGSYVESASGISEGGRTGLTSLTVAGFFLLSLFFAPLFLLIPSAATTGALFIVGVLMISNIPNIDLSDISEALPAFVTMLMMVLTYSIADGIILGMLSYVIIKVFTGEYKKISATLYILSVLFIIKLIIG
- the uvrB gene encoding excinuclease ABC subunit UvrB, which encodes MNFELTSAYKPTGDQPEAIAQLTEGLRQGVPAQTLLGVTGSGKTFTIANVVANINKPTLILSHNKTLAAQLYGEFKSFFPNNAVEYYVSYYDYYQPEAYLPGSDTYIEKDLAINDEIDKLRLAATSALLSGRQDVLVVSSVSCIYGMGNPADFYSNVIEVEKGRSISRNVFLRRLVDSLYVRNDIDLDRGNFRVKGDTVDIALAYSDNILRIIFWGDEVDGIEEVDPLSGCTTSTFESYKIYPANLFMTTKEATLRAIHMIEDDLTKQVAYFESIGKPYEAKRLYERVTYDMEMIRELGHCSGIENYSRYFDGREAGTRPYCLLDFFPEDYLIVIDESHVSIPQVRAMYGGDRARKTNLVEYGFRLPAAMDNRPLKFEEFEQLTKEVIYVSATPADYELVKSEGIVVEQVIRPTGLLDPIIEVRPSLNQIDDLMEEIQLRIEQEERVLITTLTKRMAEELTEYLLNNNIRCNYIHSDVDTLERVKIMDDLRQGIYDVLIGVNLLREGLDLPEVSLVAILDADKEGFLRSHRSLTQTAGRAARNVNGKVIMYADRITESMKLTIDETNRRREKQLAYNEANNITPQQIIKARNLSVFGNNQESEKVSKAYIEPETNSIAADPIVQYMTKEQMQKSIDRTRKQMQEAAKKLEFIEAAQYRDELLKLENLMKEKWNA